Part of the Paenibacillus sp. JNUCC32 genome is shown below.
AGACACCGGCTCTCTGCATGATCGAAATTGGAACGATTGATCCTCATCATCGCGTTCATATTACCGTTTTAATGTGGCTATTATACCCAAAAAGCGCGGTCAAGTCAACGAAAGCTCTTCTCCGCTTCTGCGGTAATGTTCCGGCGTGGTCCCGACCATGGCCTTGAACATCCGGCTGAAATGGGCCAAATGCTTGAAACCGGACGCCTGGCTGATCTCCGTTATGCTCAGATGGGGGTGGAGCCTAAGCATGATTTTGGCCTGGTTGATCCGCCGGTGATACACATATTTGAACACCGTCGTTCCGGTCACTTCCTTGAATAAGGAGGATAAGTAGTGTTTCGTGATATGCATGTCGCGGGCGATTCCCTCCAGCGTCAAATCCAGCATATAATTTTCCTCGACAAACGAGACGACATGCTGGACATGCCGCTCCTTCTCCGAGATCGAGTCGTGATCCTGCACGGCGGCCTGGCACCAATCGGCGATGACGTACATCATCTCCTGGATTCGAAGGGTCATCCGCTCCTGGCGAAAGCCGGCCGTGGAGGACGACAGGCGGTGTATATCGGCCAGCATCCCTTCGAATTCTTCCCGGTTCTCCCCCGTCAGCGTCATGCGATGATTCCGCAGCGTTTCGAAGGGGTCCAGCAATATCGATTTGGCCGTCTCCGAAAGCCCCCTGCAGACCCAGGCCGGATCAAAATGCAAAATGCTCCTGACATATCTGGAATCGGGTTCAACGTTCGGACAGTGCAGCGTAAGCCCGTTCATCAGGAGCAGATCCCCCGGTTTCAGGGTGAACACGGAATCGCCGATCAAATACGTGCAGCGTCCCTCATGGAAATAATAAATTTCATAAAAAGCATGCGAGTGAAACCGCCCTCCCGACAGCGGCTGTTCATTGTAGTAGGTCAGATCGAACGGCGCTTGAAGCTGCATGCGGTCAAAGCCTGGCATCATATCGACAGATGAGGTCATTTAGAGAATCGCCCCTTTAGCGATTTTGGAGTCGTCTAACCCCCAACCCTCAACGTAACGGGGTTTTCTCTATTATAAATGATTTTAGGGAATACGCACGGCTTCATTTTGGGCAATCACGCACAATTCTCCGGCCTTGAAGGCATGCTCCTGGGACATGGCATGTTCCGTGCGTTCCAGGCAGTCCAGGATAAGCTCCCCGAAAAACGGATAGCCCACTTTCCCCTGGAGTTCCATATGAAACTCTCCTTCACCGTTAACCAAGTACAGATGATCCCCCTGCGGATGCCTTGCGATATCGATGTATTTGCGAAGCTCGATGTATCCTTCCGTTCCCAGAATAAAGGTTCTGCCATCTCCCCAAGTGCCAAGTCCTCCGGGCGTCAGCCAATCGACGCGGAAATAATTGGTGGCTCCATTGTCTCCCACCAGCGTTGCATCTCCGAAATCCTCCAGCTCGGGGTATTCCGGATTCGCATAATTGCCCACCTTGCTGCTGAGCACCTTGGCATCGCGGCATCCCGCATAAAACAAAAATTGTTCGATCTGGTGGGAGCCGATGTCACACAGGATGCCCCCGTACTGTTGATGACGGAAAAACCAGTCCGGGCGGGAGGACGCATTCAAACGGTGCGGTCCGGTTCCCATCACTTGCACCACTCGCCCGATC
Proteins encoded:
- a CDS encoding AraC family transcriptional regulator; the encoded protein is MTSSVDMMPGFDRMQLQAPFDLTYYNEQPLSGGRFHSHAFYEIYYFHEGRCTYLIGDSVFTLKPGDLLLMNGLTLHCPNVEPDSRYVRSILHFDPAWVCRGLSETAKSILLDPFETLRNHRMTLTGENREEFEGMLADIHRLSSSTAGFRQERMTLRIQEMMYVIADWCQAAVQDHDSISEKERHVQHVVSFVEENYMLDLTLEGIARDMHITKHYLSSLFKEVTGTTVFKYVYHRRINQAKIMLRLHPHLSITEISQASGFKHLAHFSRMFKAMVGTTPEHYRRSGEELSLT
- a CDS encoding Gfo/Idh/MocA family protein — its product is MDRSNGMLYAPVGKAQPVCKPGEFIFAAMSLEHGHIYGMCNGLIEAGATLKWVYDSDPAKVAAFCKAYPEVAVASSEAQVLEDTEVHLVAAAAIPSERCELGLKVMSHGKDYFTDKTPFTTLEQVNAARAKAAETGKKYMVYYSERLHVESAVHAGNLIQDGAIGRVVQVMGTGPHRLNASSRPDWFFRHQQYGGILCDIGSHQIEQFLFYAGCRDAKVLSSKVGNYANPEYPELEDFGDATLVGDNGATNYFRVDWLTPGGLGTWGDGRTFILGTEGYIELRKYIDIARHPQGDHLYLVNGEGEFHMELQGKVGYPFFGELILDCLERTEHAMSQEHAFKAGELCVIAQNEAVRIP